Proteins from one Prosthecobacter sp. genomic window:
- a CDS encoding tyrosine-type recombinase/integrase produces the protein MNAKSVQEVSKQAVLGHSAEKAARGHGFGKTDSRYWRTRLFRSAYMRGDERREVADWCMKLAHAGRRETLNLRTPNQAAAAQKAADIYRQLVGEGWDAVLLQWKPKAVLTPKAASVGEFVEAVRAVSAARPLTVWEYSKCLRRLAADVAGLPRDDAAKWDGRSGGADKWREKVDALPLSILTPESIQGWRLARLKDAGGNPAMQRATKTTINSTLRKAKSLFSSKVLKFLNGALVLPPNPFAGVEFFERASMRYESKIDTPALIEAARTELGGVPANVEAWKAFVLLMFAGLRKNEADKLRWDSVDFAAGLLRIEDHEHFQAKCEASKGSIELDAEVVAMLRGWRALDGDGVFVLRSAVAPLANVLHYHYRAKRTFDALAAWLKAKGITAKKALHELRKEAGSMVADKHGIFAASRFLRHADIGITSAHYLDKKQRVTVGLGGLLSAPVTVSNVTAFPVPVKQAKPANTKRKRA, from the coding sequence ATGAACGCAAAAAGTGTCCAAGAAGTGTCCAAGCAGGCTGTGCTTGGACACTCCGCAGAGAAGGCCGCCAGAGGCCACGGATTCGGCAAAACGGATTCCCGCTACTGGCGCACACGGCTTTTCCGCAGTGCTTACATGCGTGGAGACGAGCGCCGGGAGGTGGCGGATTGGTGCATGAAGCTGGCGCATGCTGGACGGCGGGAAACGCTCAATCTGCGCACGCCGAATCAGGCGGCAGCGGCACAGAAAGCGGCGGACATCTACCGCCAGCTTGTAGGCGAGGGATGGGATGCGGTGCTGCTGCAATGGAAGCCCAAGGCCGTGCTGACTCCAAAGGCGGCGAGCGTGGGCGAGTTCGTGGAAGCCGTGCGGGCGGTGTCGGCAGCGCGGCCTTTGACCGTGTGGGAGTATTCCAAGTGCTTGCGGCGTCTCGCGGCGGATGTGGCGGGCCTGCCTCGTGATGACGCGGCGAAATGGGATGGCCGTTCAGGCGGTGCGGACAAGTGGCGCGAGAAAGTGGACGCTCTGCCGCTGTCCATCCTCACGCCGGAGAGCATTCAAGGCTGGCGGCTGGCGCGGCTCAAAGATGCGGGCGGAAATCCGGCCATGCAGCGGGCCACGAAAACCACGATCAACAGCACGCTGAGGAAAGCCAAGTCTCTGTTTTCGTCCAAGGTGCTCAAGTTCCTGAACGGTGCGCTGGTGCTGCCGCCGAATCCCTTTGCCGGTGTCGAGTTCTTTGAGCGGGCTTCGATGCGCTATGAATCGAAAATCGACACGCCCGCATTGATCGAAGCAGCACGCACCGAGCTTGGCGGCGTGCCTGCGAACGTGGAAGCGTGGAAAGCCTTCGTGCTGCTGATGTTCGCGGGCCTGCGGAAGAATGAGGCAGACAAGCTGCGATGGGATTCGGTGGACTTCGCGGCGGGACTGCTGCGCATCGAAGATCATGAGCACTTCCAAGCAAAGTGCGAGGCCAGCAAGGGCAGCATTGAACTGGACGCGGAGGTTGTGGCGATGCTTCGCGGCTGGCGTGCGCTGGATGGGGATGGCGTCTTTGTGCTGCGTTCAGCCGTGGCACCGCTGGCGAACGTGCTGCATTACCACTACCGCGCCAAGCGCACCTTTGACGCGCTGGCGGCTTGGTTGAAGGCCAAGGGCATCACGGCCAAGAAGGCGTTGCACGAGCTGCGGAAGGAGGCCGGTTCAATGGTGGCGGACAAGCACGGCATCTTTGCCGCCTCGCGCTTTCTCCGCCATGCGGACATCGGCATAACGAGTGCGCACTATCTGGACAAGAAACAGCGCGTCACAGTCGGGCTTGGCGGGCTTCTCTCCGCGCCTGTGACTGTCTCCAACGTGACAGCCTTTCCCGTGCCTGTGAAGCAGGCCAAGCCAGCGAACACCAAACGCAAAAGAGCATGA
- a CDS encoding HAD family hydrolase, producing the protein MPARSFAFFDLDHTLLPFDTQALFCNFVLRREPWRVFLHGLFVPVALARACGLASTATAKRAFLSYLRGMPRDRLAKYAHEFAEVCVPKWAYPDLRAEILRHKHQHRVLVLNTASPDFYAHEIAHALGFDYCVATQFEIGAKFPGMPRLVTGNNKHEAKIVAMEEGVPGVAELTEKERSTCWSYSDSAADLPLLEYAGFAVLIHPSKSLAEIGRLRDWAILHPARPYRTKFGDMFRVVLQMFGLHPE; encoded by the coding sequence ATGCCCGCCCGCTCGTTCGCCTTCTTCGACCTCGACCACACCCTGCTGCCCTTCGACACGCAGGCGTTGTTCTGCAATTTCGTGCTCCGACGCGAGCCGTGGCGTGTTTTTCTGCACGGGCTGTTCGTTCCCGTGGCCCTGGCACGCGCCTGCGGCCTCGCCAGCACCGCCACAGCCAAACGTGCCTTCTTGAGCTACCTGCGCGGCATGCCGCGCGACCGGTTGGCGAAGTACGCGCATGAGTTTGCCGAGGTCTGCGTGCCGAAATGGGCCTACCCCGATCTCCGGGCGGAAATCCTCCGCCACAAGCACCAGCACCGCGTTTTGGTGCTGAACACCGCCAGCCCGGACTTTTACGCTCACGAGATCGCCCATGCCCTCGGCTTCGATTACTGCGTCGCCACGCAGTTTGAGATAGGCGCGAAATTTCCCGGCATGCCCCGGCTCGTCACTGGCAACAACAAGCACGAGGCCAAGATCGTCGCGATGGAGGAAGGAGTGCCCGGCGTTGCCGAGCTGACCGAAAAGGAGCGCTCCACCTGCTGGAGCTACTCCGACAGCGCCGCCGACCTCCCGTTGCTCGAATACGCCGGCTTCGCCGTGCTCATCCACCCGTCGAAAAGCCTCGCGGAGATCGGCCGACTCCGCGATTGGGCCATTCTGCATCCCGCACGGCCGTATCGCACGAAGTTCGGCGACATGTTCCGCGTCGTGCTGCAAATGTTCGGTCTGCATCCCGAGTGA
- a CDS encoding type II toxin-antitoxin system RelE/ParE family toxin — protein MIRSFACDDTARLFRLEKVRAFPPDIQRTALRKLAQLHAVTELLQLRVPPGNRLEALKGDRKGQHSIRINDQWRVCFHWESDGPHDVEIVDYH, from the coding sequence ATGATCCGTTCCTTTGCCTGCGACGATACCGCCCGGCTGTTCCGGCTGGAGAAAGTCCGTGCTTTTCCGCCGGACATCCAGCGCACTGCTCTGCGGAAACTCGCCCAGCTTCATGCCGTCACGGAGCTGCTCCAACTTCGCGTTCCGCCTGGCAACCGGCTGGAAGCCCTCAAGGGCGACCGCAAAGGACAGCACTCCATCCGCATCAACGATCAGTGGCGTGTCTGCTTCCACTGGGAGTCGGACGGGCCGCACGATGTTGAAATCGTGGACTACCATTGA
- a CDS encoding right-handed parallel beta-helix repeat-containing protein, with amino-acid sequence MKIFSGLLPLLLISNAGFADDSTKIADLLAKGGTVTIPAGDYQLEGVKPLPLASNMTVFAHGARFILPKALPDKARAVLFAGENITHFAWHGGEFIGQVFDPAQQENTWEPNANTKGIEITTTKPGGTHDILFRDVKSSGIAGAVIGVHGQAGKKSESEVITYAERVAVESCTLLRSGKFMWDYGYLWQIMTFPEAYEPWEVERARKYFRTDLMREVAMQDGDDRVKLDNTVKPIAVSQSDEPKEALTFLGTNLPKNIVRGRQYFVVEATPEFIKIANQPQGAPIRFEGSSGAEATLAHNISATYLSAYAPTGSGPGKGAFDIVAARDVRVTGCQLSAIGDTMHIQRCQNIVFANNHILGSRMGAFFLAEFCQNATITGNLVDGTNGSRVVSVEKSCTDVTMTGNTFRNGGRGAWINQPVNFIMTGNVFINNTTKNEADMRRGRIAYRTAQPGQFPELYFTIYEPGATYGPVIVRDNIFILGNSAPDEAVTFAPNGHDLQFTGNTFQTKPVSIVVDPSCTNAHIEANQGAKTIRKPVDFNHGRR; translated from the coding sequence ATGAAGATTTTCTCCGGTTTGCTTCCCCTTCTTCTCATCTCGAATGCTGGCTTCGCCGATGATTCGACCAAAATTGCCGATTTGCTGGCCAAAGGCGGCACGGTGACGATTCCGGCGGGCGATTACCAACTTGAGGGCGTCAAGCCGCTGCCGCTGGCCTCAAACATGACCGTCTTTGCGCATGGGGCACGGTTCATTCTGCCAAAGGCGCTGCCGGACAAAGCGCGGGCCGTGTTGTTCGCGGGCGAAAACATCACGCACTTCGCGTGGCATGGTGGGGAGTTCATCGGGCAGGTGTTTGATCCGGCACAGCAAGAAAACACCTGGGAGCCGAATGCGAACACGAAGGGCATCGAGATCACGACGACAAAACCCGGCGGCACGCATGACATCCTGTTTCGCGATGTGAAGTCGAGCGGCATTGCCGGGGCAGTGATTGGTGTGCATGGGCAGGCGGGGAAGAAAAGCGAGAGCGAGGTGATCACGTATGCGGAGCGTGTGGCAGTGGAAAGCTGCACGTTGCTACGCAGCGGCAAGTTCATGTGGGACTACGGCTACCTCTGGCAGATCATGACCTTCCCAGAGGCCTACGAGCCATGGGAGGTGGAGCGGGCGAGAAAGTATTTCCGCACCGATTTGATGCGAGAGGTAGCGATGCAAGACGGCGATGACCGCGTGAAGCTCGACAACACCGTCAAACCCATCGCCGTGAGCCAGAGCGACGAGCCGAAGGAAGCGCTGACGTTTCTTGGCACGAATTTGCCTAAAAACATCGTCCGTGGCCGCCAATACTTCGTCGTTGAGGCCACGCCCGAGTTCATCAAGATCGCCAATCAGCCGCAGGGCGCACCGATTCGATTTGAAGGCAGCAGCGGCGCGGAAGCGACGCTCGCACACAATATTTCTGCCACCTACCTGTCGGCGTATGCGCCCACCGGCAGCGGGCCGGGCAAAGGAGCCTTTGACATAGTGGCGGCACGCGATGTGCGCGTCACTGGCTGCCAGCTCAGTGCTATTGGAGACACGATGCACATTCAACGCTGCCAAAACATCGTCTTCGCGAACAACCACATCCTCGGCAGCCGCATGGGCGCGTTCTTCCTGGCCGAGTTCTGCCAGAACGCCACGATCACCGGCAATCTCGTCGATGGCACGAACGGCAGCCGTGTGGTGAGCGTCGAGAAGAGCTGCACCGATGTCACCATGACCGGCAACACCTTCCGCAACGGCGGACGCGGTGCGTGGATCAACCAGCCGGTCAATTTCATCATGACCGGCAATGTCTTCATCAACAACACGACCAAGAACGAAGCCGACATGCGCCGCGGCCGCATCGCCTACCGCACCGCGCAGCCCGGGCAGTTTCCGGAACTCTACTTCACGATCTACGAACCTGGAGCCACCTACGGTCCCGTCATCGTCCGCGACAACATCTTCATCCTCGGCAACTCCGCGCCCGACGAAGCCGTCACCTTCGCCCCGAACGGCCACGACCTGCAATTCACCGGCAACACATTTCAAACCAAACCGGTGAGCATCGTCGTCGATCCAAGCTGCACGAATGCGCATATCGAAGCCAACCAAGGTGCAAAAACGATCCGCAAGCCCGTGGATTTCAATCACGGACGGCGTTGA
- a CDS encoding JAB domain-containing protein, with amino-acid sequence MPSVKLPMLGHFQIAKVSECPPVAVPDKPASYAAYWRDVIAPSPFIHADKEHVVVVALDIKLNAKGWHLVSMGDLNGAYCGPREVMRPLIICAAYSFILMHNHPSGCVTPSDTDRRLTRRVREAGETMGVELMDHIIVGDGTGEYFSFREHGLIGGAVTVSVKLKHRISNKEKVKG; translated from the coding sequence ATGCCTTCGGTGAAATTGCCGATGCTTGGGCATTTCCAAATCGCGAAGGTGTCAGAATGCCCACCTGTCGCAGTGCCGGACAAACCGGCGAGCTACGCGGCTTATTGGCGAGATGTGATAGCGCCAAGCCCCTTCATCCATGCCGACAAAGAGCACGTTGTTGTTGTGGCGCTGGACATAAAGCTAAACGCGAAAGGATGGCATCTCGTTTCGATGGGTGACTTGAACGGGGCATACTGCGGGCCGCGTGAGGTGATGCGGCCCTTGATCATTTGTGCCGCCTACTCGTTCATCCTGATGCACAATCATCCTTCTGGCTGTGTCACGCCAAGCGACACTGACCGCCGCCTCACTCGCCGCGTGAGAGAGGCAGGCGAGACGATGGGCGTTGAGTTGATGGATCACATCATTGTTGGCGATGGCACCGGGGAATATTTCTCTTTCAGGGAGCACGGATTGATTGGCGGTGCTGTCACTGTGTCAGTGAAGTTGAAGCATCGAATCTCCAACAAAGAAAAGGTGAAGGGATGA
- a CDS encoding HigA family addiction module antitoxin, whose amino-acid sequence MKKHAPIHPGEVLREDFLVPLGLSEYRLANDIGVPPRRINEIVKGRRAITADTALRLSRYFQWPAEVWLNLQTSYDRQVTEAEMRPVLERIKPCAKAA is encoded by the coding sequence ATGAAGAAACACGCCCCCATCCATCCCGGTGAAGTGCTCCGCGAGGATTTCCTCGTGCCTCTTGGCCTGTCCGAATACCGCCTTGCGAATGACATTGGTGTTCCGCCCCGCCGCATCAATGAGATCGTGAAGGGCAGACGTGCCATCACCGCCGACACTGCCCTGCGGCTTTCCCGTTATTTCCAGTGGCCTGCGGAAGTCTGGCTCAATCTGCAAACCAGCTATGACCGCCAGGTGACCGAGGCTGAGATGCGCCCCGTGCTGGAGCGGATCAAACCCTGCGCAAAGGCCGCTTGA
- the ndk gene encoding nucleoside-diphosphate kinase yields MAQETTLILLKPDCVERGINGEVLKRFEDEGFRIRGCKMIQLTDALLKEHYAHIADRPFFPTVAEFMKSKPVIAIVLGGENVIAHVRDLLGPTDSKAAPAGTIRGDFGTDKMTNVVHASDSPEAAALEIERFFHHGEIFSY; encoded by the coding sequence ATGGCCCAAGAAACCACCCTCATCCTGCTCAAACCCGACTGCGTCGAACGCGGCATCAATGGCGAAGTCCTCAAGCGTTTCGAAGACGAAGGCTTCCGCATCCGTGGCTGCAAGATGATCCAGCTCACCGACGCGCTGCTCAAGGAGCACTACGCCCACATCGCCGACCGTCCGTTCTTTCCCACCGTCGCCGAATTCATGAAAAGCAAGCCGGTGATCGCCATCGTCCTTGGTGGCGAAAACGTGATCGCCCATGTGCGCGACCTCCTCGGCCCCACCGACTCCAAAGCAGCGCCGGCAGGCACCATCCGCGGCGATTTCGGCACGGACAAGATGACCAACGTCGTCCACGCCTCCGACTCCCCTGAGGCCGCCGCTCTCGAAATCGAGCGGTTCTTCCATCACGGCGAGATTTTCAGCTATTGA